Proteins co-encoded in one Stenotrophomonas maltophilia genomic window:
- a CDS encoding TonB-dependent receptor domain-containing protein: MKHFSNTARRSTLSVALISALMAAAPAMAQDKATNLDKITVTGSLIPQTQVETQTPVMSITAEDIQTRGFSSVAEVLQQSSLTTGGLQGGQTSGAFTQGAEAAGMFGLNPGYTKYLINGRPMLSYPALYNGSESFNNISGIPIDIVERIEVLPGGQSSLYGSDAIAGVVNIILKERMDGGTMTVRGGTYTEGGGGNIRFSAAKGFNAFDDRFHALVNVQIENGSPIWGYQRDITKQNNPVGYTAQVPSNDFAVITNADNKLLMMDPSRCANVAGLYDGTTTVGKRASGESCGSVYSAGYKTLKNGKNSGQFYSSMTFDVNDNFQLFADVLYSKEKTEFTTGSSALWWGTKSVMGGFYDQGLGKVVNLQRAFAPEEIGPGHYNNILNSDESRSYQVTLGGKGMVGDWDYSASFTRGEYRLDQNRFARWKDKIEGFFGDTVLGPRLGTTADGFGIYNPNYAAFYSPITPDQFASFTGYGTHHSKTWQNLGRVQVTNGSLFSLPGGDAGLAVVLEGGSEGWDYSPDQAFIDGNAWGASAVAGAGHRSNYAVTSELRMPVFESLTISASGRYDAFKIADKTVDKATYSLGLEYRPIESLLLRGKYGTAFRAPTLSDAFQGMSGSFASGQNDYYRCSQLNYALHDDACSFYKTTSVYSEKSGNPDLKPITADVWSAGVVWAPVSNFSLSVDYYNWKIKNEVKTLSTDQLLLAEYQCRNGLPNNTSASCQNVTDWVSRDAAGNLTRVYTPKLNVASQNLQAVTVGAKYQQDIGRFGSLMFSGNYTNMLKREVEPLPGAKKLDLLSDPYNMWYYDNFAKVRGDVSVAWAISRFTTTVYANYVGSTPNYLAYTGRSYDYVHSSGAKAGKWGSYTTYNMSLNYQAQDDLTLSLMVNNVFNKLPEGQRYNYPGNESTPFNSGFYSVYGRQISAQVKYDF, translated from the coding sequence ATGAAACACTTCAGCAATACCGCACGTCGCAGTACGCTCTCCGTCGCCCTGATTTCCGCCCTGATGGCCGCCGCACCGGCCATGGCCCAGGACAAGGCGACCAACCTGGACAAGATCACCGTCACCGGTTCGCTGATTCCGCAGACCCAGGTTGAAACCCAGACCCCGGTGATGTCCATCACCGCCGAAGACATCCAGACCCGCGGTTTCAGCAGTGTTGCTGAAGTGCTGCAGCAGTCCTCACTGACCACCGGCGGCCTGCAGGGCGGCCAGACCTCGGGTGCCTTCACCCAGGGCGCCGAAGCGGCCGGCATGTTCGGCCTGAACCCGGGCTACACCAAGTACCTGATCAACGGCCGCCCGATGCTTTCGTATCCGGCGCTGTACAACGGCAGCGAGTCGTTCAACAACATCAGCGGCATTCCGATCGACATCGTCGAGCGCATCGAAGTGCTGCCGGGCGGCCAGTCCTCGCTGTACGGCTCGGACGCGATCGCCGGCGTGGTCAACATCATCCTGAAGGAGCGCATGGACGGCGGCACGATGACCGTCCGTGGCGGCACCTACACCGAAGGTGGTGGTGGCAACATCCGCTTCAGCGCCGCCAAGGGCTTCAACGCGTTCGACGACCGCTTCCACGCGCTGGTCAACGTGCAGATCGAAAACGGCAGCCCGATCTGGGGCTACCAGCGTGACATCACCAAGCAGAACAACCCGGTCGGCTACACCGCACAGGTGCCGTCGAACGACTTCGCCGTCATCACCAACGCCGACAACAAGCTGCTGATGATGGACCCCAGCCGCTGCGCCAACGTGGCCGGCCTGTATGACGGCACCACCACCGTCGGCAAGCGTGCCTCGGGCGAATCGTGCGGTTCGGTGTACAGCGCCGGCTACAAGACCCTGAAGAACGGCAAGAACAGTGGCCAGTTCTACTCGTCGATGACCTTCGACGTGAACGACAACTTCCAGCTGTTCGCCGACGTGCTGTACAGCAAGGAAAAGACTGAATTCACCACCGGCTCGAGCGCCCTGTGGTGGGGCACCAAGTCGGTGATGGGCGGCTTCTACGACCAGGGCCTGGGCAAGGTGGTGAACCTGCAGCGCGCCTTCGCACCGGAAGAAATCGGCCCGGGCCACTACAACAACATCCTCAATTCCGATGAAAGCCGTTCCTACCAGGTTACCCTGGGTGGCAAGGGCATGGTCGGCGACTGGGATTACAGCGCCAGCTTCACCCGTGGCGAGTACCGCCTGGACCAGAACCGCTTCGCACGCTGGAAGGACAAGATCGAAGGCTTCTTCGGCGACACCGTGCTGGGCCCGCGCCTGGGCACCACCGCCGATGGCTTCGGCATCTACAACCCGAACTACGCCGCGTTCTACTCGCCGATCACCCCGGACCAGTTCGCCAGCTTCACCGGCTACGGCACCCACCACAGCAAGACCTGGCAGAATCTGGGCCGCGTGCAGGTGACCAACGGTTCGCTGTTCTCGCTGCCGGGCGGCGACGCCGGCTTGGCCGTGGTGCTGGAAGGCGGCAGTGAAGGCTGGGACTACTCGCCGGACCAGGCCTTCATCGATGGCAACGCCTGGGGCGCGAGCGCCGTGGCCGGTGCCGGCCACCGCAGCAACTACGCGGTGACCAGCGAACTGCGCATGCCGGTGTTCGAATCGCTGACCATCAGCGCCTCGGGCCGCTATGACGCGTTCAAGATCGCCGACAAGACCGTGGACAAGGCCACCTACAGCCTGGGCCTGGAATACCGTCCGATCGAAAGCCTGCTGCTGCGCGGCAAGTACGGCACCGCGTTCCGCGCGCCGACCCTGTCCGATGCCTTCCAGGGCATGAGCGGTTCGTTCGCCTCCGGCCAGAACGACTACTACCGCTGCAGCCAGCTGAACTACGCGCTGCATGACGACGCCTGCTCGTTCTACAAGACCACCTCGGTGTACAGCGAAAAGTCCGGCAACCCGGACCTGAAGCCGATCACCGCCGACGTGTGGAGCGCAGGCGTGGTGTGGGCCCCGGTGAGCAACTTCTCGCTGTCGGTGGACTACTACAACTGGAAGATCAAGAACGAGGTCAAGACCCTGAGCACCGACCAGCTGCTGCTGGCCGAGTACCAGTGCCGCAATGGCCTGCCGAACAACACCTCGGCCAGCTGCCAGAACGTGACCGACTGGGTGAGCCGTGACGCCGCCGGCAACCTCACCCGCGTGTACACGCCCAAGCTCAACGTCGCCAGCCAGAACCTGCAGGCGGTGACCGTCGGTGCCAAGTACCAGCAGGACATCGGCCGCTTCGGCTCGCTGATGTTCTCGGGCAACTACACCAACATGCTCAAGCGTGAAGTGGAGCCGCTGCCCGGCGCCAAGAAGCTGGACCTGCTGAGCGATCCGTACAACATGTGGTACTACGACAACTTCGCCAAGGTCCGCGGCGATGTGTCGGTGGCCTGGGCGATCTCCAGGTTCACCACCACCGTGTACGCCAACTACGTCGGCAGCACCCCGAACTACCTGGCCTACACCGGCCGCAGCTATGACTACGTCCACTCCTCCGGCGCCAAGGCCGGCAAGTGGGGCTCGTACACCACCTACAACATGAGCCTCAACTACCAGGCGCAGGATGATCTGACCCTGTCGCTGATGGTCAACAACGTGTTCAACAAGCTGCCCGAGGGCCAGCGCTACAACTACCCGGGCAACGAATCGACGCCGTTCAACAGCGGCTTCTACAGCGTGTACGGCCGCCAGATCTCGGCCCAGGTCAAGTACGACTTCTGA
- the apbC gene encoding iron-sulfur cluster carrier protein ApbC, translating into MNSSPRRPHASQVQKGLTPHARIRNVIAVGSGKGGVGKSTTAVNLAVALQQLGARVGVLDADIYGPSVPAMLGLSGRPESPDNKSIEPLRAFGVDTMSIGYLIEEDTPMIWRGPMATSAMTQLFNDTLWDDLDFLLIDLPPGTGDIQLTLTQKIPLAGAVIVTTPQDIATLDAKKALKMFEKVEVPVLGIVENMAVHTCSSCGHVEHLFGEGGGERMAAQYGVPLLGSLPLQIGIREQGDAGTPITVAQPDSVPAQAYRHAAQRLVEEVGKRPRASIPILSSLL; encoded by the coding sequence GTGAACAGTTCTCCCCGCCGTCCCCATGCCAGCCAGGTCCAGAAGGGACTGACGCCGCATGCCCGCATCCGCAACGTCATCGCGGTGGGCTCGGGCAAGGGCGGCGTCGGCAAATCCACCACGGCGGTCAATCTGGCCGTGGCGCTGCAGCAGCTGGGGGCCCGCGTCGGCGTGCTCGACGCCGATATCTACGGCCCCAGCGTGCCGGCCATGCTGGGCCTGTCCGGCCGCCCGGAAAGCCCGGACAACAAGAGCATCGAGCCGCTGCGCGCATTCGGCGTGGACACCATGTCCATCGGCTACCTGATCGAGGAAGACACGCCGATGATCTGGCGCGGGCCGATGGCCACCTCGGCGATGACCCAGCTGTTCAACGACACCCTGTGGGACGACCTGGATTTCCTGCTGATCGACCTGCCGCCGGGTACCGGTGACATCCAGCTGACCCTGACCCAGAAGATTCCGCTGGCCGGGGCGGTGATCGTCACCACGCCGCAGGACATCGCCACGCTGGATGCGAAGAAGGCGCTGAAGATGTTCGAGAAGGTCGAGGTGCCGGTGCTGGGTATCGTCGAGAACATGGCGGTACACACCTGCAGCAGCTGCGGGCATGTCGAACACCTGTTCGGCGAGGGCGGTGGCGAGCGCATGGCCGCCCAGTACGGCGTGCCGCTGCTGGGCTCGCTGCCGCTGCAGATCGGGATCCGCGAGCAGGGCGATGCGGGCACCCCGATCACCGTCGCGCAGCCGGATTCGGTCCCGGCCCAGGCCTACCGCCACGCCGCGCAGCGGCTGGTCGAGGAAGTCGGCAAGCGTCCGCGGGCCTCGATCCCGATCCTGTCCTCGCTGCTGTAG
- the dcd gene encoding dCTP deaminase, whose product MSIKSDRWIRRMSEQHGMIEPFEAGQVKQANGERIVSYGTSSYGYDVRCSREFKVFTNINSTIVDPKHFDPGSFVDIVGDECIIPPNSFALARTVEYFRIPRDTLVVCLGKSTYARCGIIVNVTPLEPEWEGHVTLEFSNTTPLPARIYANEGVAQMLFFQAAADDVCETSYRDRGGKYQGQTGVTLPRT is encoded by the coding sequence ATGAGCATCAAGAGTGACCGTTGGATCCGCCGCATGTCCGAACAGCACGGCATGATCGAGCCGTTCGAGGCCGGGCAGGTCAAGCAGGCCAACGGCGAGCGCATCGTCAGCTACGGCACCTCCAGCTACGGCTACGACGTGCGCTGCTCGCGCGAGTTCAAGGTGTTCACCAACATCAACTCCACCATCGTTGATCCCAAGCATTTCGACCCGGGCAGCTTCGTCGATATCGTCGGCGATGAATGCATCATCCCGCCCAACAGCTTCGCGCTGGCGCGCACCGTCGAATACTTCCGCATCCCGCGTGACACCCTGGTGGTGTGCCTGGGCAAGAGCACCTACGCGCGCTGCGGCATCATCGTCAACGTGACGCCGCTGGAGCCTGAATGGGAAGGCCATGTCACCCTGGAGTTCAGCAACACCACGCCGCTGCCGGCGCGCATCTATGCCAACGAAGGCGTGGCGCAGATGCTGTTCTTCCAGGCCGCTGCCGATGACGTCTGCGAGACCTCCTACCGTGACCGCGGTGGCAAGTACCAGGGCCAGACCGGGGTCACCCTGCCGCGGACCTGA
- a CDS encoding LiaI-LiaF-like domain-containing protein, whose product MRFNLVAAILLILIGLFMLASNLGWTHLNLSRLLMTWWPVALVGVGIAMLFGRGK is encoded by the coding sequence ATGCGATTCAACCTCGTTGCCGCCATCCTGCTGATCCTGATCGGACTGTTCATGCTCGCCAGCAATCTGGGCTGGACGCACCTGAACCTGTCCCGGCTGCTGATGACCTGGTGGCCGGTGGCCCTGGTGGGTGTCGGCATCGCGATGCTGTTCGGTCGCGGCAAATAA
- a CDS encoding HIT domain-containing protein, whose protein sequence is MSEFELDSRLATDSVLVAEGPLSQVRLMNDERFPWLVLVPRLAGVTEWIELDGEQQDKLRTELNRACKALKGADGVEKINIGALGNIVRQLHFHVIGRHDGDPAWPGPVWGSGPAHRYEPAALDQHVAYWKERLGYQAQS, encoded by the coding sequence ATGAGCGAATTCGAACTCGATTCACGCCTGGCCACCGATAGCGTGCTGGTGGCCGAAGGACCGTTGTCGCAAGTGCGGCTGATGAACGACGAACGATTCCCCTGGCTGGTGCTGGTACCGCGCCTGGCGGGGGTGACCGAGTGGATCGAGCTGGACGGCGAGCAGCAGGACAAGCTGCGCACCGAGCTCAACCGCGCCTGCAAGGCCCTGAAGGGCGCCGATGGGGTGGAGAAGATCAACATCGGTGCGCTGGGCAACATCGTGCGCCAGCTGCATTTCCATGTGATCGGCCGTCACGACGGCGATCCGGCCTGGCCAGGCCCGGTCTGGGGCAGCGGCCCGGCGCATCGCTACGAGCCGGCCGCGCTTGACCAGCATGTCGCCTACTGGAAGGAACGGCTAGGATATCAGGCCCAGTCCTGA
- a CDS encoding dienelactone hydrolase family protein, translating to MAEWITLDTHHGPVRAWQALPEGTPRGGLVVVQEIFGANPHIRGVAERFADEGYAVLAPSFFDLVDGADADPDALPYDADGVKQGLERVAALGMEKALEVVRAAATRLAPYGKVGTVGYCWGGTVAMLSALRLGLPSASYYGARNVQFLDETPKAPVIFHFGAQDTSIPPEAIQAHREKLPQMGTYVYPADHAFNREVGHAYDPDSAALALQRTLDFFSEHLG from the coding sequence ATGGCCGAGTGGATCACCCTGGATACGCACCATGGCCCGGTGCGGGCCTGGCAGGCCCTGCCGGAGGGCACGCCGCGCGGCGGCCTGGTGGTGGTGCAGGAAATCTTCGGCGCCAACCCGCATATCCGCGGCGTGGCCGAGCGTTTTGCTGACGAAGGCTACGCGGTGCTCGCCCCCTCGTTCTTCGACCTGGTCGATGGCGCCGATGCCGATCCGGACGCCCTGCCCTATGACGCCGACGGCGTGAAACAGGGCCTGGAACGGGTGGCAGCGCTGGGCATGGAGAAGGCACTGGAAGTGGTCCGCGCAGCAGCCACCCGGCTGGCCCCGTACGGCAAGGTCGGCACCGTCGGCTATTGCTGGGGTGGCACGGTGGCGATGCTGTCGGCACTGCGCCTGGGCCTGCCCTCGGCCAGTTACTACGGCGCGCGCAATGTCCAGTTCCTCGATGAGACGCCGAAGGCGCCGGTGATCTTCCACTTCGGCGCGCAGGACACGAGCATCCCGCCGGAGGCCATCCAGGCCCACCGCGAAAAGCTGCCGCAGATGGGCACCTACGTCTATCCGGCCGACCATGCCTTCAACCGGGAGGTCGGACATGCGTATGATCCAGACAGCGCCGCCCTGGCGCTGCAACGCACCCTGGACTTCTTCTCGGAGCATCTTGGATGA
- the rimO gene encoding 30S ribosomal protein S12 methylthiotransferase RimO, which yields MSQLNPKVGFVSLGCPKALVDSERILTQLRSEGYDIVPSYDSADVVVVNTCGFIDSAVTESLDAIGEAMNQNGKVIVTGCLGKRPEQIREAYPNVLAVSGPQDYQSVMEAVHEALPPKHDPFVDLVPDYGIKLTPRHYAYLKISEGCNHKCSFCIIPSMRGKLVSRPVDEVLREAERLVRGGVRELLVVSQDTSAYGVDVKYAEKMWRNKAYQTRLKALCEGLSELDAWVRMHYVYPYPHVDEVVPLMAENRILPYLDIPFQHASPRILRLMKRPGAVEKTLERVQNWRRIAPDITVRSTFIVGFPGETEAEFEELLSFLDEAQLDRVGAFAYSPVEGATANDLPDAVPEAVKQERLARFMEKQAQISAARLEAKVGTVQQCLVDAIEGDIAVARSKADAPEIDGLVHIQNADQVPLRVGEFVDVEITESDEHDLYGDALAAAARPAFDLKVL from the coding sequence ATGTCCCAGCTGAACCCCAAAGTCGGCTTCGTCAGCCTTGGCTGCCCGAAGGCCCTTGTCGATTCCGAGCGCATCCTTACCCAGCTCCGCTCGGAGGGCTATGACATCGTCCCGTCCTACGATTCGGCCGACGTGGTGGTGGTCAACACCTGCGGCTTCATCGATTCGGCGGTGACCGAGTCGCTGGACGCCATCGGCGAGGCGATGAACCAGAACGGCAAGGTGATCGTCACCGGCTGCCTGGGCAAGCGCCCGGAGCAGATCCGCGAGGCGTACCCGAACGTGCTGGCGGTGTCCGGCCCGCAGGATTACCAGAGCGTGATGGAAGCGGTGCACGAAGCGCTGCCGCCCAAGCACGATCCGTTCGTGGACCTGGTGCCCGACTACGGCATCAAGCTGACCCCGCGTCACTACGCCTACCTGAAGATTTCCGAAGGCTGCAACCACAAGTGCAGCTTCTGCATCATCCCGTCGATGCGCGGCAAGCTGGTCTCGCGCCCGGTCGATGAGGTGCTGCGTGAAGCCGAGCGCCTGGTGCGCGGCGGCGTGCGTGAGCTGCTGGTGGTCTCCCAGGACACCTCGGCCTATGGCGTGGACGTGAAGTACGCCGAGAAGATGTGGCGCAACAAGGCCTACCAGACCCGCCTGAAGGCACTGTGCGAAGGCCTGTCCGAGCTGGATGCGTGGGTGCGCATGCACTACGTCTACCCGTACCCGCACGTGGATGAGGTGGTGCCGCTGATGGCCGAGAACCGCATCCTGCCGTACCTGGATATCCCGTTCCAGCACGCCAGCCCGCGCATCCTGCGCCTGATGAAGCGCCCCGGCGCGGTCGAGAAAACCCTCGAGCGCGTGCAGAACTGGCGCCGCATCGCACCGGACATCACCGTGCGTTCGACCTTCATCGTCGGCTTCCCGGGCGAGACCGAGGCCGAGTTCGAAGAACTGCTGTCGTTCCTGGACGAGGCACAGCTGGACCGCGTCGGTGCATTTGCCTACTCGCCGGTCGAGGGTGCCACCGCCAACGACCTGCCCGATGCCGTGCCTGAAGCGGTGAAGCAGGAACGCCTGGCCCGTTTCATGGAAAAGCAGGCGCAGATTTCCGCCGCACGCCTGGAAGCCAAGGTCGGCACGGTGCAGCAGTGCCTGGTCGATGCCATCGAAGGTGACATCGCAGTGGCCCGCTCCAAGGCCGATGCGCCGGAGATCGACGGTCTGGTGCATATCCAGAACGCCGACCAGGTTCCGCTGCGGGTGGGCGAGTTCGTCGACGTGGAAATCACCGAGAGCGACGAGCACGACCTGTACGGCGATGCGTTGGCCGCCGCCGCGCGTCCGGCGTTCGACCTCAAGGTGCTGTGA
- a CDS encoding DUF3025 domain-containing protein, whose protein sequence is MTTAPTAAGDGGGSRRFVPPPRAAVDPRVFAHPLFAGVQDFRDLLDGTAWPSIAALDARLAVPGKRLVEQGAALLADGLHYEARIAQGCIATRADNWHDLFNALAWARHRQLKHVLNVQQCLHIEAMPAGQRNRAQAALTQFDESGVIVRVCDERGLAAWDAHDWPTLFEPMHWRTGVVAVAAVFGHALMEQALLPGRLLVGKCVVVQGDDDDACIAEVAAAIREGRVLTDPLQLRPLPLAGIPGWHEGQDAAFYANTDYFRPLRAGRHYPPPL, encoded by the coding sequence GTGACCACGGCGCCGACCGCCGCCGGCGACGGCGGCGGTTCACGGCGCTTCGTACCGCCGCCACGCGCGGCGGTCGATCCACGGGTGTTCGCGCACCCGCTGTTTGCCGGCGTGCAGGACTTCCGTGACCTGCTGGACGGCACGGCATGGCCCTCCATCGCGGCGCTTGATGCACGCCTGGCCGTGCCCGGCAAGCGCCTGGTTGAACAGGGTGCCGCGTTGCTGGCCGACGGCCTGCACTATGAGGCGCGCATCGCACAGGGATGCATTGCCACCCGCGCCGACAACTGGCATGACCTGTTCAATGCGCTGGCGTGGGCACGCCATCGGCAGCTCAAGCATGTACTCAATGTGCAGCAGTGCCTGCATATCGAGGCCATGCCGGCGGGCCAGCGAAATCGCGCCCAGGCCGCGTTGACCCAGTTCGACGAAAGCGGGGTGATCGTGCGGGTGTGCGATGAGAGGGGGCTGGCGGCATGGGATGCGCACGACTGGCCGACGCTGTTTGAACCGATGCACTGGCGCACCGGCGTTGTGGCCGTTGCGGCGGTGTTCGGTCATGCGCTGATGGAGCAGGCGTTGCTGCCGGGCCGCCTGTTGGTCGGCAAATGCGTGGTGGTGCAGGGCGACGACGACGATGCCTGTATCGCCGAAGTTGCTGCGGCCATCCGCGAGGGCCGGGTGCTGACCGATCCGTTGCAGCTGCGACCGCTGCCGCTGGCCGGCATCCCGGGCTGGCACGAGGGGCAGGACGCCGCCTTCTATGCCAACACCGATTACTTCCGCCCGCTGCGCGCAGGGCGCCATTACCCGCCGCCTTTGTAG
- the greB gene encoding transcription elongation factor GreB, with protein MSRWRPPAEKSTALITASGHARLKAELDELWRVRRPEVVKALAAAAAEGDRSENAEYTYRKKQLGEIDRRVRYLTKRLESLRVVDTTPTDPQAVFFGAWVELENMDSGDTTRYRIVGPDETDAGLGWISIDSPLARALLKKRLDDEFSVELPGGQFTFAVIGVEYEPL; from the coding sequence ATGTCCCGTTGGCGCCCCCCTGCAGAGAAAAGCACCGCCCTGATCACCGCCTCCGGGCATGCACGCCTGAAGGCCGAGCTGGATGAGCTCTGGCGCGTGCGTCGCCCGGAAGTGGTCAAGGCGCTGGCCGCCGCTGCCGCGGAAGGCGATCGTTCCGAGAACGCCGAATACACCTATCGCAAGAAGCAGCTGGGCGAGATCGACCGCCGCGTGCGCTACCTGACCAAACGGCTGGAATCGCTGCGCGTGGTCGATACCACGCCGACCGACCCGCAGGCGGTGTTCTTCGGCGCATGGGTGGAGCTGGAGAACATGGACAGCGGTGACACCACGCGCTACCGCATTGTCGGCCCGGACGAGACCGACGCGGGGCTGGGCTGGATCAGCATCGATTCGCCGCTGGCGCGGGCGCTGCTGAAAAAGCGCCTGGATGACGAGTTCTCGGTGGAGCTGCCCGGCGGGCAGTTCACCTTCGCGGTGATCGGCGTGGAATACGAGCCGTTGTAG
- a CDS encoding helicase HerA-like domain-containing protein → MDPILLGKGITDDVAVTLLPKLGNRHGLVAGATGTGKTVTLMTLAEGFSRLGVPVFLADVKGDVSGLAVPGTGAENLLKRAAEIGVADYAPAASPAIFWDLYGKLGHPVRTTVSEMGPTLLSRILELNDTQAGVLDIVFKLADDRGLLLLDMDDLRALLGLVAEERKDISTEYGLVSAQSIAAIQRAVLRLAQEGGENFFGEPALELADIMRVNHDGRGVIGILAADQLVLKPKLYSTFLLWLLSELFEQLPEVGDLDKPKLVFIFDEAHLLFDDAPASLVQRIEQVVRLIRSKGVGVYFCSQFPDDVPGNILGQLGNRVQHALRAFTPRDQKAVKTAAETFVPNPKLDVAKVLSQLGTGEALVSTLQDKGVPMPVQQTMIAPPRCRMGPVTEAERAQVRAGSPVGSRYDTAINRESAAELLAQRAQKTVEQAQAPAARSREQDDAQEGGFGQSIKDAIFGTKRRQGMIETMAKQTTRTVGTKLGNQIVRGILGGIFGGKR, encoded by the coding sequence ATGGATCCGATTCTGCTCGGCAAAGGCATCACCGACGATGTGGCCGTCACCCTGCTGCCGAAACTCGGCAACCGTCACGGCCTGGTGGCCGGCGCCACCGGTACCGGCAAGACGGTGACCCTGATGACCCTGGCCGAGGGCTTCTCGCGGCTGGGCGTGCCGGTGTTCCTGGCCGATGTGAAGGGTGATGTGTCGGGCCTGGCCGTGCCGGGTACCGGCGCCGAGAACCTGCTCAAGCGCGCCGCCGAGATCGGCGTGGCCGACTATGCGCCGGCCGCGAGCCCGGCCATCTTCTGGGACCTGTACGGCAAGCTCGGCCACCCGGTGCGCACCACCGTGAGCGAAATGGGGCCGACCCTGCTCTCGCGCATCCTGGAACTGAATGACACCCAGGCCGGCGTGCTCGACATCGTATTCAAGCTGGCCGACGACCGTGGCCTGCTGCTGCTGGACATGGACGACCTGCGTGCCCTGCTCGGCCTGGTCGCCGAGGAGCGCAAGGACATCTCCACCGAATACGGGCTGGTCAGCGCGCAGTCGATCGCGGCGATCCAGCGCGCGGTGCTGCGCCTGGCCCAGGAGGGTGGCGAGAATTTCTTCGGCGAGCCGGCGCTGGAACTGGCCGACATCATGCGGGTCAACCACGATGGACGCGGCGTGATCGGCATCCTCGCCGCCGACCAGCTGGTGCTCAAGCCCAAGCTGTATTCGACCTTCCTGCTGTGGCTGCTGTCGGAACTGTTCGAACAGCTGCCGGAAGTGGGCGACCTGGACAAGCCGAAGCTGGTCTTCATCTTTGACGAAGCGCACCTGCTGTTCGATGACGCACCCGCCTCGCTGGTGCAGCGCATCGAGCAGGTGGTGCGGCTGATCCGCTCCAAGGGCGTGGGCGTGTACTTCTGCTCACAGTTCCCCGACGACGTGCCCGGCAACATTCTTGGCCAGCTCGGCAACCGCGTGCAGCATGCATTGCGTGCATTCACGCCGCGCGACCAGAAGGCGGTGAAGACCGCCGCCGAGACCTTCGTGCCGAATCCGAAACTGGACGTGGCCAAGGTGCTGAGCCAGCTCGGCACCGGCGAGGCTCTGGTCTCCACGCTGCAGGACAAGGGCGTGCCGATGCCGGTGCAGCAGACGATGATCGCACCACCGCGCTGCCGGATGGGACCGGTCACCGAGGCCGAACGTGCGCAGGTACGCGCCGGCAGCCCGGTCGGCAGCCGCTACGACACCGCGATCAACCGCGAATCGGCCGCCGAACTGCTGGCCCAGCGCGCACAGAAGACGGTCGAGCAGGCGCAGGCCCCGGCCGCCCGCAGCCGCGAGCAGGACGATGCGCAGGAGGGTGGATTCGGCCAGTCGATCAAGGATGCGATCTTCGGCACCAAGCGTCGCCAGGGCATGATCGAGACCATGGCCAAGCAGACCACGCGTACCGTCGGCACCAAGCTGGGCAACCAGATCGTGCGCGGCATCCTCGGCGGCATTTTCGGCGGCAAGCGCTGA